The DNA sequence ATCACAGTCTGTCAGCGACCCGTGCATTTTGCATTGTTACTCGACGGTGGTAATCGATTGTGGTTGTGATTTTTTTAAAAAATAGGGAAATTCAATCTCGATATGAGCTTCTTCCGCCTGAAGCCTTTCTTTCATCTTGGACAGAATACGGTGAAAGTTCGTCAGGTTAATCTCGCCATGGAAGCGATTAAGGATTTCTACGAAACGGCTCATGTGCGTCCCCTTAAATTGATGGGGCAGACTGACGTACATATTAAAGGTGGCGACAGTTTTCTGGGTTGTTTTCGCTTTATCACGAACCGTGATGGGATAGGAGATATTTTTGACGCCGACCTTACGGATGTTAATTCGTCGGAAGTCGGGCTGGTTCTGAATATCTTTCATTGTTTTTTCTAACCGGAAGAGCTCAGTCCCAGGATGTATGCCCTATGACAGATGGCGCCGTACTGCGGCCTTGAGCTCACTGAGGTCTGCCGATTTAACCAGGTAATCGTCGGAACACCAGGAGGCAAGATCCTGCTTGAACTCTTGATACGCCGAGCTAAGTATGACGGGCAGTGCCGGGTTGACCTCTTTTATTTTGCGCAAGGCTTCTAGTCCGCTCATCCCCGGCATGTTGATGTCAAGGATCACCAGATCAAAAGAAGCTTCGGCCAACTTGGCAAGTGCTTCCTTGCCGGTAAATGCAGAAGCGACACTATATCCCTCTTCTTCAAGTTCTTCCCGGTAAAGCAAGTGGATAGAGTCTTCATCGTCAACTAGCAATATGTTTTTCATGGGCGACCTCTTTTTGTCTGTTGTGCAAAATAGCAGGTTTTAAGCCTTAGTATAGGCGATTGACCTACAGGGTGCTTTAAATATCTGCTTCCCTTAAATATTTGGCAGCTTCCTCTGGTGGAGTAGGATTTATGTAAAATCCTGATCCCCACTCGAAGCCGGCAATCTGGGTTAATTTGGGTACAATCTCAAAATGCCAATGGAAATGTTCCAGCGGGTGAGACCGGAGTGGTGCCGTATGGAGGACAAAATTATATGGCGCATTAGGAATACAAGCATTCAGGCGTCTAAGGCACTCGGAGAAAACTTTGGCCAGGAGGGTGCACGAATGTTCTTGCATGGAAATATATGAAGAGCCATGTTGCTTGGGCAGTACCCACATTTCGAAGGGCGATCGTGGTGCAAAGGGGGTGATCACCAGAAACTGCTCGTTTTCACAGACAATACGAGTCGTTTCTCTGAGCTCCTGGTGAATGATGTCACAAAAAATACATCGTTCTTTGTAACGATAATAGGCCATGCTGCCATCGAGTTCAGAAACGATCATGCGAGGCAGAATTGGCAGGGCGACCAGCTGCGAGTGGGAGTGCTCAAGCGAGGCTCCGGCAGCCTTGCCATGATTTTTGAAGACCATTACATAGCGAAAACGTGAGTCATGGGCAAGGTCGATGATCCGGTCACGATAGGCAAAAAGCACCTGGGTCATACTCTCCAGGGATAGATCCGCAAAACTTTCTTCGTGGTTAGGAGACTCAACGATAACTTCGTGAGCCCCAATACCGTTCATCTTATCGTAAAGGCCCTCACCAACCTTATCAAGGTCACCTTCAATAACGAGGGCCGGGTATTTGTTAGGAACTACTCGCAACGTCCAGCCCGGAGAGTTTGAGGCATGACCAGGGTGGCCGTAACTCAGAACTTCGGGAGGGGTTGTTTTTTCATTGCCAGGGCAAAGTGGACAAAATCCCGCTTTAGTAGTGCTTTTTTCAACAATAAAATCTGTTGGTCTTTTTCCTCGTTCCTTGGAGATTATAATCCAACGACCAAGGATTGGGTCTTTGCGGAGTTCTGGCATAGCAGAAGATTTTCCTAAGAACCGGCTATGTTAATGTAAGTACACGGGGATAGGTGGCGGAGCCACGTTAGCCCGCATGTGTTTTTTCATGGTTTTCCTGTTTTGTTTTGCAGGCAATGCACAATGTTGTAACAGGTCTCGCTTCAAGTCGTTCGGCCGAGATGTCGTCACCGCAATCTTCACAAATCCCATAGGACTCATCGTCAATTCTGGAGATTGCAGATTTGATTTTAACGAGCAGCTTTCGCTCTCTGTCCCGAAGTCTGAGCTCGAAGTTTCGATCGGACTCAGCAGAAGCCCGATCAGTTGGGTCGGGGTAGTTCTCGTTCTGATCGGTCATCTCAGATAGAGTTTTGTCAGCTTCTGAAAGCAGACTCTCAGCGTCCGCCTCAAGTTTTTTTCTGAAATAAGTAAGTTTTTCCTGGTTCATGCTGTGATCCTCCAAAAATACGTGTTGTACTGGGGAAACCAAAAAATTGTAATGGGCAGCTCGAATAGTTTCTCAGTAATTCAAACACACATACAATGTTATCATTTTGTGCGGATAAATGTCCCGCTTTTTCCACCGGTTTTTTTTTCGAGCTGAATATTGCCAATAGTCATGTACTTATCGACGGATTTGCACATGTCATATATTGTAAGTGCGGCAATGGAAACTGCGGTTAGCGCCTCCATCTCAACCCCTGTTTGACCAGTAATGGCAACCGTCGCCCAGATGTTGATAGCCGTTTTTTCTTCGTCAAAACTAAAATCAACTTCCGCCTTAGTGATGTTAAGCGGATGTGTTAATGGGATAAGCTGGTCAACTTTTTTTGCTGCCATTATCCCGGCAAGCCTGGCAACCCCTAATACATCACCCTTAACTACCCGGCCTTCCTGCACAAGAAGGAGCCCTTCTCGGGACAAGAAAATGGTGTCCGTCGCCATAGCCTCTCTGGAGGTGGTCTTTTTGGCCGAAACATCGACCATTATAGCATTTCCAGACTGATTGAAATGTGTCAACGAGCGCTTGGTCATTTTTGTATCATACCCTAGCCGTGGAAAAGTTTCTGAAAAAATCCTTCCTTTTCTTCGCCGGTAGAGTCACCGCCAGCTTCTGCAAATTCGCGCAACAACTCTTCCTGCTTTTTGTTCAAGTTGGTTGGTGTGTGTACCTTATAAACAATGATCATGTCTCCACGGCCATGACCGCGTAGACTTGGGACACCTTCGGAGTCAAGTTTCAGGGTGTCACCGGTCTGGGTGCCTTTTTTAATGGAGATAGTTTTTGTGCCGTGAATGGTATGGATGTCAATTTTTGTGCCAAGGGCGGCCTGCACAAAGGAGATTGGCAATCGACAGTAAATATCCTCTCCGTCGCGCTCAAAAAAATCATGTTTGTCAGCGTGGAGAATAACGTATAGATCCCCAGCGGGTGCGCCTTTTCGTCCACCCTGGCCTTCGCCGGTAAGCCGCATTCTGGAGCCTGTGTCAACTCCGGCTGGAATTTTCAGCGATACTTTTTTCTTCTTGTTAATAAGGCCCTTGCCGTTGCAGTCCTGGCAGGGATCGGTAATAACCTCACCGGCACCCTGGCATTCCGGGCAAGTTGTATTCAGCCGGAAAAATCCCTGTGAGCGCATAACCTGACCACGACCGTTGCAGGATGAGCAGGTTTGTGCCTGGTATCCAGGCCGCATTCCAGTTCCCTCGCAGGTCCAGCAGGTGTCGGGCTTGGTTATTTCGATCTCTTTGTTTGCCCCATGGACGGCCTCCATAAAGGAGATGCTCAGGTCATAGCGTAGATCGCTGCCTTGTGTCGGGCCGCTTCGGCGGCGCTGAGAAGAGCCTCCTCCGCCAAAACCGAACAGATCCTCAAATATATCTCCGAAACTGGAAAAGATGTCCTCGGCGTTACCAGGGCCACGATAACCGGTGTTCTTGAGACCTTCGATGCCGTATTGATCGTAAATCTGTCTTTTCTTCGGGTCACCTAGAACTTCATAGGCCTCTGCCGCTGATTTAAACTTTTCCTCAGCCTCTTTGTCGCCCTGATTTCTATCGGGATGAAATTTCATTGCCATCTTGCGATAGCTTTTTTTGATCTCATCGGCAGACGCCGATGAAGAAACTCCAAGTGTTTTGTAGTAATCCATAGTTGTATGGTAGCTGTTTAACAGATGGGTAAACGGACGTTAAACGGTAGCTGCTTCTGGTTGTGTATTTTCGGCTTTGTCTTCTTCGTGAAGAATTTTTTCAAAACTTCGTATGTTTTCAACTGTTACTTTTCCGGCTGCTATCTCACGCAAAGTCATAACTACTTCTTTGTTTTTGCCCTCGACAAGAAAAGGTAGGCCATTGCGGTGCTGTTTGAGCCGGGCGATGGCGAGGTGGATAAGCGCAAAACGGTTTTCGCTACCAATTTCTTTTAAACAGTCTTCAACTGTAATTCTGGCCATTAATAATCTCCTTGAGCTATTTGTCAGCTAAATTGGGTAGATATCTATCTCTGTAGTTGATTGATACTACTGACCGGGAAGCTAATGCTCATTGTGCCCGAGAGGAAAGTTCTAGGTCATTAGCTAAAACGTGAACAATATAATCGTTCTTTTAGTAATGGCAAGAGATTTTTATGGCTTAGTGGTCATCTCCCCTGAAAGTAATGGTTTGGGCGGGGGAGCCTATTTGCGCAATATGAGTGGTGGCATGTAATGTGCAACTTGTCCAGTTGGCTGTACCTTTAAGGCGAGTAGCTGTTGGTGGTCTTAATGTGTTGTGATCCCGTTAACCGTAATGGTGGTAGGAGTTGCAAGGCAGATTGTTTTTTGAGGTTGTTGCCATGCTTGATGATGGGTGGGAAAAATGTTCCCGTCAAAATTATGACAGGTG is a window from the Desulfobulbaceae bacterium genome containing:
- the moaC gene encoding cyclic pyranopterin monophosphate synthase MoaC, whose protein sequence is MTKRSLTHFNQSGNAIMVDVSAKKTTSREAMATDTIFLSREGLLLVQEGRVVKGDVLGVARLAGIMAAKKVDQLIPLTHPLNITKAEVDFSFDEEKTAINIWATVAITGQTGVEMEALTAVSIAALTIYDMCKSVDKYMTIGNIQLEKKTGGKSGTFIRTK
- a CDS encoding response regulator is translated as MKNILLVDDEDSIHLLYREELEEEGYSVASAFTGKEALAKLAEASFDLVILDINMPGMSGLEALRKIKEVNPALPVILSSAYQEFKQDLASWCSDDYLVKSADLSELKAAVRRHLS
- the dksA gene encoding RNA polymerase-binding protein DksA, which produces MNQEKLTYFRKKLEADAESLLSEADKTLSEMTDQNENYPDPTDRASAESDRNFELRLRDRERKLLVKIKSAISRIDDESYGICEDCGDDISAERLEARPVTTLCIACKTKQENHEKTHAG
- a CDS encoding DNA-directed RNA polymerase subunit omega; protein product: MARITVEDCLKEIGSENRFALIHLAIARLKQHRNGLPFLVEGKNKEVVMTLREIAAGKVTVENIRSFEKILHEEDKAENTQPEAATV
- the dnaJ gene encoding molecular chaperone DnaJ, which codes for MDYYKTLGVSSSASADEIKKSYRKMAMKFHPDRNQGDKEAEEKFKSAAEAYEVLGDPKKRQIYDQYGIEGLKNTGYRGPGNAEDIFSSFGDIFEDLFGFGGGGSSQRRRSGPTQGSDLRYDLSISFMEAVHGANKEIEITKPDTCWTCEGTGMRPGYQAQTCSSCNGRGQVMRSQGFFRLNTTCPECQGAGEVITDPCQDCNGKGLINKKKKVSLKIPAGVDTGSRMRLTGEGQGGRKGAPAGDLYVILHADKHDFFERDGEDIYCRLPISFVQAALGTKIDIHTIHGTKTISIKKGTQTGDTLKLDSEGVPSLRGHGRGDMIIVYKVHTPTNLNKKQEELLREFAEAGGDSTGEEKEGFFQKLFHG
- the galT gene encoding galactose-1-phosphate uridylyltransferase, translated to MPELRKDPILGRWIIISKERGKRPTDFIVEKSTTKAGFCPLCPGNEKTTPPEVLSYGHPGHASNSPGWTLRVVPNKYPALVIEGDLDKVGEGLYDKMNGIGAHEVIVESPNHEESFADLSLESMTQVLFAYRDRIIDLAHDSRFRYVMVFKNHGKAAGASLEHSHSQLVALPILPRMIVSELDGSMAYYRYKERCIFCDIIHQELRETTRIVCENEQFLVITPFAPRSPFEMWVLPKQHGSSYISMQEHSCTLLAKVFSECLRRLNACIPNAPYNFVLHTAPLRSHPLEHFHWHFEIVPKLTQIAGFEWGSGFYINPTPPEEAAKYLREADI
- a CDS encoding GTP cyclohydrolase I FolE2; translated protein: MKDIQNQPDFRRINIRKVGVKNISYPITVRDKAKTTQKTVATFNMYVSLPHQFKGTHMSRFVEILNRFHGEINLTNFHRILSKMKERLQAEEAHIEIEFPYFLKKSQPQSITTVE